A section of the Pediococcus inopinatus genome encodes:
- a CDS encoding Gfo/Idh/MocA family protein → MKKIDVMGLGNIAQKAYLPVMASLQDQYEWHFCTRNDEKRRKLQAQYGVTHGESNIEELIAEKPLAVFVHTPTATHYQIIKKLLANNINVYVDKPISENLEEVEELYRLAAQKQVILTCGFNRRFVPLNQKLKALPDKQIIRGIKLREDAVQETKFAIYDLLIHVVDTVRYLLDEPIQSQQTQLFTTGENLKQALVTLKTKHSSATAEINLVGGVNQEEITVETAGGIATVENCQTFIKKTPAGKQIITAPDWQPTLVTRGFDPLTRQFLAAVEGKQANPVSAESSIESHKICRDAVKAFEVLN, encoded by the coding sequence ATGAAAAAAATTGACGTTATGGGATTAGGTAACATTGCACAAAAAGCTTATTTACCAGTCATGGCAAGCTTGCAGGATCAGTATGAATGGCATTTTTGTACACGTAATGATGAAAAACGGCGAAAATTGCAAGCCCAGTATGGGGTTACTCATGGGGAATCAAATATTGAAGAGTTGATCGCGGAGAAGCCACTGGCAGTGTTCGTCCATACGCCAACTGCAACCCATTACCAGATCATTAAGAAGTTGTTAGCAAATAATATTAATGTTTACGTGGATAAACCGATCTCCGAAAACCTGGAAGAGGTGGAAGAACTCTATCGGTTGGCGGCTCAAAAGCAGGTAATTTTAACGTGTGGTTTTAATCGGCGATTTGTTCCTTTAAATCAAAAGTTGAAGGCCCTACCAGATAAGCAAATTATTCGGGGTATCAAACTACGAGAGGATGCTGTTCAAGAGACTAAATTTGCAATTTATGACTTACTTATTCATGTGGTTGATACGGTTCGTTATTTATTAGATGAGCCGATTCAATCTCAGCAAACACAATTGTTTACCACAGGTGAAAATTTAAAACAGGCTCTCGTAACCTTAAAAACAAAACATTCTTCAGCAACGGCGGAGATTAATTTAGTAGGCGGCGTCAATCAAGAAGAAATAACTGTTGAAACAGCTGGCGGGATTGCAACGGTTGAAAATTGTCAAACTTTCATAAAAAAAACGCCCGCCGGGAAACAAATTATTACAGCGCCAGATTGGCAACCCACATTGGTGACGCGTGGATTTGATCCTTTGACTCGCCAATTTTTGGCGGCAGTCGAAGGAAAACAAGCAAATCCAGTTTCCGCAGAATCATCAATAGAAAGTCACAAAATTTGTCGGGATGCCGTTAAAGCCTTTGAAGTGTTAAACTAG
- a CDS encoding 3'-5' exonuclease yields the protein MNFVAMDFETASPKRYSACSLALTIVRENQIADEFYSLIKPDTEFSWRNVQIHGIHEDDVADAPTFPEVWQVINPLFQSNQLVVAHNAPFDNGVLKSCLEHYDLQRTHYLTLDTVRTSRKLFPDFENHKLDTVCQHLGIELDHHHNALDDSLACANILLYEANNFGTEQLKPLIRMAN from the coding sequence ATGAATTTTGTGGCAATGGATTTTGAAACAGCATCCCCAAAACGTTACAGTGCATGTTCGCTTGCACTCACCATTGTGCGGGAGAATCAGATTGCTGATGAATTTTACTCTCTCATCAAGCCTGATACTGAATTTAGCTGGCGCAACGTGCAAATTCATGGTATTCATGAAGATGATGTTGCCGATGCACCAACATTTCCAGAGGTTTGGCAAGTTATCAATCCTCTTTTTCAATCTAATCAGCTTGTTGTCGCACACAATGCCCCATTTGATAATGGTGTTTTAAAGAGCTGCCTTGAGCATTATGACTTGCAACGGACCCACTATCTGACGCTTGATACCGTTCGGACAAGCCGTAAACTTTTCCCAGATTTTGAAAATCATAAGTTGGATACAGTCTGCCAGCATCTTGGCATTGAACTGGATCATCATCATAACGCTTTGGATGATAGCTTAGCATGTGCAAATATCCTGCTGTACGAAGCAAATAACTTTGGGACTGAACAATTAAAGCCCCTGATTCGAATGGCTAACTAA
- a CDS encoding GNAT family N-acetyltransferase — translation MSDEVRIVEAGAEDSQQVLTLLKQLDKETETFTVEDDLANLTVDTEAKQLELIQQSRENLILLAMYQDEAIGLATVMKSETDEFGEVGVAVLSEFWGQGLGTALMEETLTWGESFSWLSGLVLTVQARNLSAEHIYKKLGFEEIDRNKKGFRDKNGASFETIDMKLTFS, via the coding sequence ATGAGTGATGAAGTTAGAATCGTGGAAGCTGGGGCTGAGGATTCCCAACAGGTCTTGACGTTACTCAAACAACTAGATAAAGAAACGGAAACTTTTACAGTTGAAGATGATCTGGCCAATTTAACGGTAGACACTGAAGCAAAACAACTGGAACTGATTCAACAAAGCCGCGAAAATCTTATCTTACTTGCCATGTATCAAGATGAGGCAATTGGTTTAGCGACTGTCATGAAAAGCGAAACTGACGAATTTGGTGAAGTAGGAGTGGCTGTGTTATCTGAATTTTGGGGCCAAGGATTAGGGACCGCGTTGATGGAAGAAACCCTCACGTGGGGAGAATCATTTAGCTGGCTCTCAGGGTTGGTACTAACGGTCCAGGCGCGCAATCTGAGTGCAGAACATATTTATAAGAAACTCGGATTTGAAGAAATTGACCGTAACAAAAAAGGCTTCCGTGATAAAAACGGCGCCTCATTTGAAACGATTGATATGAAATTAACGTTTAGTTAG
- the tsaE gene encoding tRNA (adenosine(37)-N6)-threonylcarbamoyltransferase complex ATPase subunit type 1 TsaE: protein MFTMKTKQAEQTEKIGEQLANSLKPNDVILLDGDLGAGKTTFTKGLAKGLGIKRYVKSPTFTIIHEYREGRMPLFHMDVYRLEDGGGDDLGWDEYFYGDGVSVIEWSQFIQDYLPEDYLRITLKRNDESDNQRTLAFDAQGERYTTLLNDLKEDLK, encoded by the coding sequence ATGTTTACAATGAAAACAAAGCAAGCAGAGCAAACCGAAAAAATTGGCGAACAACTCGCCAACAGTCTTAAGCCTAATGATGTGATTTTACTAGATGGCGACCTTGGGGCTGGAAAAACGACTTTTACCAAAGGATTAGCTAAAGGATTGGGGATCAAACGTTATGTAAAGAGCCCAACTTTTACCATTATTCATGAATACCGGGAAGGGCGCATGCCACTTTTCCATATGGACGTGTATCGTCTTGAGGACGGTGGTGGTGATGATCTTGGTTGGGATGAATATTTTTATGGTGATGGGGTCTCGGTAATTGAGTGGTCTCAGTTTATTCAGGATTATTTACCGGAAGATTATTTAAGAATTACCCTTAAACGAAATGACGAAAGCGATAATCAGCGCACATTAGCCTTTGATGCTCAAGGGGAGCGATACACAACTCTTTTAAATGATTTGAAAGAGGACTTAAAATGA
- a CDS encoding uracil-DNA glycosylase has product MKTFIHNDWQEVLGPEFEKAYYKDLHDFLKTEYKTQLIHPDMFHIFEAFEWTPFSEVKVVILGQDPYHEPNQAHGLSFSVLPGVKIPPSLQNIYKELQDDLGIKPVSHGYLEKWAKQGILMLNTVLTVRNGQAFSHKGKGWEQLTDAAIEKLSARETPVVFILWGKAAQAKIELIDTDKNIVIKSAHPSPFSAYHGFFGSHPFSKTNAALEALGETPIDWQLPEHVDLSEKPENQSQQTR; this is encoded by the coding sequence ATGAAAACGTTTATTCATAATGACTGGCAAGAAGTTCTGGGACCAGAATTTGAAAAGGCCTATTACAAAGATTTACACGATTTTTTAAAAACCGAATATAAAACTCAATTAATTCATCCAGACATGTTTCATATCTTTGAAGCGTTTGAGTGGACGCCGTTTAGTGAAGTTAAAGTGGTTATTTTAGGACAGGATCCCTATCATGAACCGAATCAGGCACACGGGTTAAGTTTTTCTGTCCTACCTGGGGTCAAAATTCCACCATCTTTGCAAAATATTTATAAGGAGCTACAAGATGATTTAGGGATCAAACCAGTTTCTCATGGCTACCTAGAAAAGTGGGCTAAACAAGGAATTCTAATGCTTAATACCGTCTTGACGGTGCGTAACGGACAGGCATTTTCTCATAAGGGAAAAGGATGGGAACAACTAACCGATGCAGCTATCGAAAAGCTTTCTGCACGAGAAACGCCAGTGGTATTCATACTTTGGGGAAAAGCTGCTCAAGCTAAGATTGAATTGATTGATACAGATAAAAATATTGTCATTAAATCGGCGCATCCGAGCCCATTTTCTGCCTATCACGGATTTTTTGGATCTCATCCGTTTTCAAAGACGAATGCAGCTTTAGAGGCGTTAGGTGAAACACCGATTGATTGGCAATTACCAGAACATGTAGATTTGTCCGAAAAGCCTGAGAATCAGTCTCAACAAACGAGGTAA
- a CDS encoding Cof-type HAD-IIB family hydrolase, with the protein MISIIASDMDGTLLNEKMEVSEGNAAAIKQAQSEGVHFVIATGRQLSEAKPLIEKFGIQAPMITLNGAAVYDVDGKALDMVPLHRASVTQIMRELNLAHLYYEIVTIDGVISNSRAMHIQNLADLLSNLNPDTPFKLAVSLASARVELMDITYVDDYQELIDDKNVRILKIIAFSNDGQDELQPVADKINQKVDVAITSSSRSNIEINNVRAQKGIALQHYADELNIPMSQVMAIGDNLNDASMLKIADTSYAMENAHTEIKKIANHLTVSNNEDGVGKAILEQLKTNRQ; encoded by the coding sequence ATGATTTCAATAATTGCTTCTGATATGGATGGAACGTTACTCAATGAAAAAATGGAAGTTTCTGAAGGAAATGCCGCTGCCATTAAACAAGCCCAAAGTGAAGGTGTTCATTTTGTTATCGCAACAGGACGCCAGCTTTCAGAGGCCAAGCCCCTAATTGAAAAATTCGGAATTCAAGCACCAATGATTACATTAAATGGCGCTGCCGTTTACGATGTGGACGGAAAAGCTTTGGATATGGTGCCTCTCCATCGTGCTTCAGTTACCCAAATCATGCGCGAATTAAATTTAGCACACTTATATTATGAAATTGTCACAATTGACGGGGTCATTTCTAATAGCCGTGCCATGCATATTCAAAATTTGGCAGATCTACTTTCAAATCTTAATCCTGATACCCCATTTAAATTAGCCGTTTCTTTAGCCTCGGCACGAGTTGAACTAATGGATATCACGTATGTTGATGATTACCAAGAATTGATTGATGACAAAAATGTCCGAATCTTAAAAATCATTGCCTTTTCAAATGATGGTCAAGACGAACTACAGCCCGTAGCTGATAAGATTAATCAAAAGGTTGATGTGGCCATTACATCATCTTCTCGCTCGAATATTGAAATTAATAACGTCCGTGCTCAAAAAGGTATCGCGTTGCAACATTATGCTGACGAATTAAACATTCCCATGTCGCAAGTCATGGCAATTGGGGATAATTTAAACGACGCTTCCATGCTGAAAATTGCGGACACTAGTTACGCAATGGAAAATGCTCATACCGAAATCAAAAAAATTGCGAATCACTTAACCGTTTCGAATAACGAAGATGGGGTTGGAAAAGCCATCTTGGAACAACTCAAAACCAATCGTCAATAA
- a CDS encoding LURP-one-related/scramblase family protein produces MRKLYVKHQDANNKGATIVHDDFNNSCYLMVGKWGIRHDALSVYSTDGQLLAEIKQTSVGIFPKFDIFFNGQKIGSISKTFGLIHEFMYVSKLKWFITGNLRTGLHHVYSGRKPIMKLVCGTTYNELTITTEATEPVCICIAAILDHWSKKNSKSNIKRGSAVPGWQLPSGETSFNNIQKHKKHKNKLIE; encoded by the coding sequence ATGCGCAAGCTTTATGTGAAACATCAAGATGCAAATAATAAAGGTGCCACGATCGTCCATGATGATTTCAACAATTCATGTTATCTGATGGTTGGTAAATGGGGGATCCGGCATGATGCACTCTCTGTTTACAGTACAGACGGACAGTTATTGGCAGAAATCAAACAAACATCAGTAGGAATTTTTCCTAAATTTGATATTTTTTTTAATGGTCAAAAAATCGGCTCAATTTCAAAGACCTTTGGCTTAATTCATGAATTTATGTATGTTAGTAAATTAAAATGGTTTATCACTGGAAACCTCCGAACCGGTTTGCATCACGTTTATAGTGGCCGTAAACCCATCATGAAGCTGGTATGCGGCACTACTTACAATGAGCTGACAATTACTACGGAAGCCACCGAACCAGTTTGCATTTGCATAGCAGCAATTCTGGATCATTGGTCAAAGAAAAATAGCAAATCAAACATTAAGCGTGGATCTGCTGTTCCAGGATGGCAACTACCAAGTGGTGAGACTAGTTTTAACAATATCCAAAAACATAAAAAACACAAAAATAAATTAATCGAATAA
- a CDS encoding GNAT family N-acetyltransferase, whose amino-acid sequence MQIQTAQIKDVPQIVTLVKVILEEMELPALHELSDEQLTKLFEKTFSSPEYQGDLANLIVAKDQDEVLGMMFGYIGKNEQQLFNVFSRYYTELGIPEKTVIFSDREADADEWYLNTLCVDAHHRGEGIGTQLLNYLPTVAKQVHTNEVGLLVDFENPQAAKLYQRIGFKKDRVQIVAGHNYNHLKMTV is encoded by the coding sequence TTGCAAATTCAAACCGCTCAAATAAAAGATGTCCCTCAAATCGTCACTTTAGTTAAGGTCATTTTAGAAGAAATGGAACTTCCTGCTCTCCATGAATTAAGTGATGAACAGCTGACTAAACTCTTTGAAAAAACATTTTCATCACCCGAATATCAAGGTGATCTGGCTAATTTGATTGTCGCTAAAGATCAAGATGAAGTGCTTGGTATGATGTTTGGCTATATAGGAAAAAACGAGCAACAACTCTTTAATGTTTTTTCTCGCTACTACACCGAATTAGGAATTCCTGAAAAAACTGTTATCTTTTCAGATCGGGAAGCCGATGCGGATGAATGGTACCTTAACACGCTTTGTGTCGATGCTCATCATCGTGGTGAAGGCATTGGTACTCAGCTCTTAAATTACCTCCCAACAGTTGCTAAACAGGTTCACACCAATGAAGTCGGTTTACTAGTCGACTTTGAAAATCCTCAAGCTGCAAAATTATATCAGCGAATCGGATTTAAAAAAGATCGTGTTCAAATCGTTGCCGGGCATAATTACAATCATCTTAAAATGACTGTCTAG
- a CDS encoding APC family permease — protein MKNTKYISWPVLGLMAFVNVIGFDDIIYNFKNQGLGVITTWVILFALYVVPYGLMVGQLGSTFSKSGGGLSSWVRETSGDTLGYFTAWTYWAASIPYVVDTANSVVVAFGWLINGNNSMEEHMSNAMFALLTFLVFVIFILIQNRIKNSLQLLNVLGGGAMFIMTILFVVLTVVNLTNGHAIASAPLHISTFTPKINLHFFSTLGLLIYATSGSELVAPYVTRMRNAKRDFPKSIIMLTVMAGFLTIFGSFSLGVFFNDHHLPVDLKMNGSYYAFDYVGSHIGLGHSMLFLFSIAQLLYMFALLALLLDAMTRMLILDTGKRFMPKQLLKLDHHGRPINGYILTSALSAGILLMGVFLPDMNEIFNWLLNLNGIVSPYVTCWIFFAFMQVRKNSQKFKSDYVFIKNDRAAYLVALWCFIVTFIAATFGILPQDVPPTSFTYWQELIMNIATPGLLLALGWVMPTIARRQRKKEQ, from the coding sequence ATGAAAAACACAAAATATATTAGCTGGCCGGTCCTCGGACTGATGGCCTTTGTTAATGTTATCGGCTTTGATGACATTATTTATAACTTTAAGAACCAAGGATTAGGGGTGATTACTACTTGGGTAATTCTATTCGCCTTATACGTTGTCCCCTATGGTTTAATGGTCGGTCAATTAGGATCCACTTTCAGTAAATCTGGTGGTGGCCTAAGTTCCTGGGTTCGTGAAACCAGTGGTGACACACTTGGCTACTTTACAGCTTGGACATATTGGGCAGCTTCCATTCCGTATGTAGTGGACACCGCAAATTCTGTAGTTGTGGCCTTTGGCTGGTTAATCAATGGCAATAATTCAATGGAAGAACATATGTCAAACGCCATGTTTGCCTTACTTACCTTTTTAGTATTTGTCATTTTTATTTTGATTCAGAATCGAATCAAAAATTCTTTGCAGCTCCTTAACGTCTTGGGTGGTGGTGCAATGTTTATTATGACCATCCTATTCGTTGTTTTAACGGTCGTTAATCTGACTAACGGACACGCAATCGCTTCAGCACCACTACACATATCCACCTTTACACCGAAAATTAACTTACACTTTTTCTCGACATTAGGTCTGTTAATTTATGCGACGAGTGGCTCTGAATTAGTCGCTCCGTACGTCACGCGGATGCGCAACGCCAAACGTGACTTTCCAAAATCAATTATTATGTTGACAGTAATGGCCGGCTTTCTCACTATTTTTGGTTCGTTTTCATTGGGGGTTTTCTTTAATGATCATCATTTACCTGTCGATTTAAAAATGAATGGTAGTTATTACGCCTTTGATTATGTGGGCAGTCACATTGGCTTAGGTCACTCAATGCTGTTCCTATTTTCAATTGCCCAGCTGTTATATATGTTTGCACTACTCGCATTGTTGTTAGATGCAATGACGCGAATGTTGATCTTAGACACTGGTAAACGATTCATGCCAAAACAGCTCTTAAAGCTCGATCATCATGGCCGCCCCATCAATGGCTATATTCTCACTTCAGCATTATCTGCTGGAATTCTTTTGATGGGTGTTTTTCTTCCCGACATGAATGAAATTTTTAACTGGTTACTTAATCTAAATGGGATTGTGTCTCCTTACGTTACTTGTTGGATATTCTTTGCCTTCATGCAAGTTCGAAAAAACTCCCAAAAATTCAAATCTGATTATGTCTTTATTAAAAATGATCGTGCTGCTTACCTTGTGGCTTTGTGGTGCTTCATTGTTACATTTATTGCGGCAACTTTCGGCATTTTACCCCAAGATGTCCCGCCAACCTCCTTTACGTATTGGCAAGAGTTGATTATGAACATTGCAACCCCAGGGCTTCTCTTAGCGTTGGGTTGGGTCATGCCCACAATTGCGCGTAGACAACGTAAAAAAGAACAATAA
- a CDS encoding ISL3 family transposase, with translation MCYDLIAKQNRKEEKQMSLTNSILILFEMTDPNITVTGVTKKRCPNGQRIYVVHANLSYQLVKCPHCGHKSLIKNGTHVSHLRLGTLSGGRYEMQLRRQRYQCQHCLKTCGAKTNLVRRNETFTHNVKHQVIVLARDMLTSKEIAKICGISPSSVQRILNANIHLAYRVKQLPPNLCFDEFRSCNHLMSFNCCDAVSHRRIVTLKDRLSKDIIDYFEARYSVQERAKVQTITIDMNAEYASFIHRLFPNAVTIIDRFHIIQLAGRALDNERTRIIRTFQDKHSRIYRILKSQWRLFHLAEEKINDTKLIYLRGINEYMTQQNAIDLALDEFPEFKTVYQTYQGILTAIHQKDATEFKNLITNYQVAGNQMDVTISTFVKNGSAVLNSCRYPYSNGPIEGLNRKIKVLKRSCFGFRNIHNFFIRISLIHE, from the coding sequence TTGTGCTACGATTTAATCGCCAAACAAAATCGAAAAGAGGAAAAACAGATGTCCCTAACTAATTCTATCTTAATCTTGTTTGAAATGACAGACCCAAATATAACCGTAACTGGTGTTACCAAGAAACGTTGCCCGAATGGACAACGAATTTATGTCGTTCACGCCAACCTTTCTTATCAGCTTGTGAAATGTCCCCATTGTGGCCATAAAAGTCTAATTAAAAACGGTACCCACGTTAGTCATCTAAGGTTGGGAACCTTATCAGGCGGACGTTATGAAATGCAGCTAAGACGACAAAGATATCAATGCCAACATTGTTTAAAAACCTGTGGAGCTAAAACTAACCTCGTTAGACGTAATGAAACTTTTACCCACAATGTTAAACATCAGGTCATTGTGCTAGCTCGTGACATGCTGACCAGTAAAGAAATCGCTAAAATTTGTGGCATTTCACCAAGTAGTGTTCAACGTATTTTAAATGCAAATATTCACTTGGCTTACCGTGTTAAGCAACTTCCGCCAAATCTTTGTTTCGATGAATTTCGTTCCTGTAATCATCTAATGTCCTTTAACTGTTGCGATGCCGTTAGTCATCGCCGCATTGTGACCCTCAAAGATCGTCTCAGTAAGGATATCATTGATTACTTTGAAGCTCGTTATTCAGTTCAAGAACGTGCGAAAGTTCAAACAATTACTATTGATATGAACGCCGAATATGCTAGCTTTATTCATCGTTTATTCCCGAATGCTGTCACGATTATTGACCGTTTCCACATTATTCAGCTTGCTGGTCGTGCACTAGACAATGAACGTACACGTATTATCCGTACTTTTCAAGATAAGCATTCACGCATTTACCGCATCCTTAAATCTCAATGGCGTTTATTTCATTTGGCAGAAGAGAAAATCAATGACACTAAGCTTATCTATTTACGAGGCATTAACGAGTATATGACCCAACAGAACGCCATCGACCTTGCCTTAGATGAATTTCCAGAATTCAAAACTGTGTATCAAACTTATCAAGGCATTCTAACCGCTATTCACCAAAAGGATGCCACGGAATTTAAAAATTTGATTACCAACTACCAAGTAGCTGGTAATCAAATGGACGTCACCATTTCAACCTTCGTTAAGAACGGCTCAGCAGTGCTCAACAGTTGTCGTTATCCGTATTCTAACGGTCCTATTGAAGGACTTAATCGTAAAATCAAGGTATTAAAGCGTAGCTGTTTTGGTTTTCGAAATATTCATAACTTCTTCATTCGTATCAGTTTAATTCATGAGTAA
- the smpB gene encoding SsrA-binding protein SmpB, with protein MAKAKTKQRDPALAQNKKARHDYLISETFEAGMVLTGTEIKSVRASRINLKDGYVQIRNGEAILMNIHISEYTEGNQFNHDPLRNRKLLLHKKQIAELAEQTQNKGITIVPLKVYLKHGFAKVLIGVAKGKHEYDKRETLKRRDQEREIAKAVKRYR; from the coding sequence ATGGCAAAGGCAAAAACAAAGCAACGAGATCCAGCCTTAGCTCAAAATAAAAAAGCACGTCATGATTATTTAATTTCAGAAACTTTTGAAGCTGGGATGGTACTGACGGGCACAGAAATTAAATCTGTCCGTGCCAGTCGAATCAACTTAAAAGATGGCTATGTACAAATCCGTAATGGTGAGGCCATCCTCATGAATATTCACATTAGTGAGTATACAGAAGGCAATCAGTTTAATCATGACCCATTGCGAAACCGAAAATTGTTGTTGCATAAAAAACAAATTGCGGAATTAGCTGAGCAAACACAAAATAAGGGAATTACAATTGTGCCCTTAAAAGTTTATTTAAAACATGGGTTTGCAAAGGTTCTGATTGGAGTTGCAAAAGGTAAGCATGAATACGATAAACGTGAAACTTTAAAACGACGTGACCAAGAACGTGAAATTGCGAAAGCAGTCAAGCGTTATCGGTAA